In one Streptomyces venezuelae genomic region, the following are encoded:
- a CDS encoding adenosine deaminase, with the protein MTSQTHTTGHTDRETPSAEQIRRAPKVLLHDHLDGGLRPGTIVDLARENGYGGLPETDPDKLGIWFREAADSGSLERYLETFAHTCAVMQTKDALKRVAAECAEDLAEDGVVYAEIRYAPEQHLEQGLTLEEVVEAVNEGFREGERRAKENGHRIRVGALLTAMRHAARALEIAELANRYRDSGVVGFDIAGAEAGFPPTRHLDAFEFLKRENNHFTIHAGEAFGLPSIWQALQWCGADRLGHGVRIIDDIQVADDGTVRLGRLASYVRDKRIPLELCPTSNLQTGAATSYAEHPIGLLRKLHFRATVNTDNRLMSGTSMSREFEHLVGTFGYSLDDMQWFTVNAMKSAFIPFDERLAMINDVIKPGYAELKSEWLFRQTVSTSASVES; encoded by the coding sequence ATGACGAGCCAGACACACACGACCGGTCACACGGACCGTGAAACGCCCAGCGCCGAGCAGATCCGCCGCGCCCCCAAGGTGCTCCTCCACGACCACCTCGACGGCGGCCTGCGCCCCGGCACGATCGTCGACCTCGCCCGCGAGAACGGGTACGGGGGCCTGCCCGAGACCGACCCCGACAAGCTCGGGATCTGGTTCCGCGAGGCTGCCGACTCCGGCTCCCTGGAGCGGTACCTGGAAACCTTCGCCCACACCTGCGCGGTGATGCAGACGAAGGACGCCCTCAAGCGCGTGGCCGCCGAGTGCGCCGAGGACCTCGCCGAGGACGGCGTCGTCTACGCCGAGATCCGGTACGCCCCCGAGCAGCACCTGGAGCAGGGCCTCACCCTCGAAGAGGTCGTCGAGGCCGTCAACGAGGGCTTCCGCGAGGGCGAGCGCCGCGCGAAGGAGAACGGCCACCGCATCCGCGTGGGCGCCCTCCTCACCGCGATGCGGCACGCCGCCCGCGCCCTGGAGATCGCCGAACTCGCCAACCGCTACCGCGACTCGGGCGTCGTCGGCTTCGACATCGCGGGCGCCGAGGCCGGGTTCCCTCCCACCCGCCACCTCGACGCCTTCGAGTTCCTGAAGCGCGAGAACAACCACTTCACGATCCACGCGGGTGAGGCCTTCGGCCTGCCGTCGATCTGGCAGGCCCTGCAGTGGTGCGGCGCCGACCGCCTCGGCCACGGCGTGCGCATCATCGACGACATCCAGGTCGCCGACGACGGCACCGTCCGCCTCGGCCGCCTCGCGTCGTACGTACGGGACAAGCGCATCCCGCTGGAGCTCTGCCCCACCTCCAACCTGCAGACGGGCGCCGCCACTTCCTACGCGGAGCACCCCATCGGCCTGCTGCGCAAGCTGCACTTCCGCGCGACCGTGAACACCGACAACCGCCTGATGTCCGGCACCAGCATGAGCCGCGAATTCGAGCACCTGGTCGGCACGTTCGGCTACTCGCTCGACGACATGCAGTGGTTCACAGTCAATGCGATGAAATCAGCATTCATTCCTTTCGATGAACGACTGGCCATGATCAACGACGTGATCAAGCCCGGTTATGCCGAGCTGAAGTCCGAATGGCTGTTCCGCCAGACCGTCTCGACCAGCGCTTCTGTGGAGAGCTGA
- a CDS encoding alpha/beta hydrolase, whose protein sequence is MAQEGTAGPAGAARLGRVIGTAPSAVGGVVLLLPGGAESSSRRPSPLAGTGVRALGRRLAQDGREAGLVTHVVHYRCRGWNGAQAELARDTTWAADEIVRLYGDVPVCLAGVDMGGRAALRAGGHAAVNSVLAMAPWLPEDDVAAPPEPVKQLAGRRVLIVHGTNDERTDPELSFRLAERAKKANRDVCRFEVHSDGHRLHQHQAEVLALASDFVMGTLFGADFARPLEDALAAPPPLGLRMPLASGFGRSLRR, encoded by the coding sequence ATGGCACAGGAAGGGACCGCGGGGCCGGCGGGCGCGGCCAGGCTCGGGCGTGTGATCGGTACGGCGCCTTCGGCGGTGGGCGGAGTGGTGCTCCTGCTCCCCGGCGGCGCGGAGTCCTCCAGCCGCAGGCCGTCGCCGCTGGCGGGGACCGGGGTGCGCGCGCTGGGCCGCAGGCTGGCCCAGGACGGCCGGGAGGCGGGGCTCGTCACGCACGTCGTGCACTACCGCTGCCGGGGGTGGAACGGCGCGCAGGCGGAGCTGGCCCGCGACACGACCTGGGCGGCCGACGAAATCGTACGTCTCTACGGCGACGTCCCCGTCTGCCTGGCCGGCGTGGACATGGGCGGCCGGGCGGCGCTGCGCGCGGGCGGGCACGCGGCCGTCAACTCCGTTCTGGCGATGGCGCCCTGGCTGCCCGAGGACGATGTGGCGGCACCGCCCGAGCCGGTGAAGCAGCTCGCGGGGCGGCGGGTGCTCATCGTGCACGGCACGAACGACGAACGGACCGATCCCGAGCTGTCGTTCCGGCTCGCGGAGCGGGCGAAGAAGGCGAACCGGGACGTGTGCCGCTTCGAGGTGCACTCGGACGGGCACCGGCTGCACCAGCATCAGGCCGAAGTCCTGGCGCTCGCCTCGGACTTCGTGATGGGGACGCTGTTCGGTGCGGACTTCGCCCGCCCCTTGGAGGACGCGTTGGCGGCTCCGCCGCCGCTGGGGCTGCGCATGCCGTTGGCCTCCGGCTTTGGACGGTCGCTTCGAAGGTGA
- a CDS encoding LysR family transcriptional regulator, protein MQHQHRSQPHVSQNSDAQDIVTLLAPRLAYFAGVARTEHVTRAAEQLRIPQSTLSRALVRLERDLGVDLFARRGRTVSLTPAGRTFLTSVERALGEVERAAESVRADADPASGKVAFGFLHTMGSETVPGLIRAFRADHPRIRFSLVQNYGEAMLERLRAGELDLCLTSPVPDAPDLVARRLDEQRLRLVVPDDHRLASRKRVRLAETAEEAFVTLEPGYGLRRITDDLCREAGFKPRIAFEGEEAETLRGLVAAGLGVALLPPPAVPRPGVVELTVTGQRAVREIGVAWLDGHPDTPPVAAFKQFLLSRKGKLLPQMGSDPEADVSPSGA, encoded by the coding sequence ATGCAGCATCAGCACAGGTCACAGCCGCATGTGTCACAGAACAGTGACGCGCAGGACATCGTGACGCTGCTCGCGCCACGCCTCGCGTACTTCGCGGGGGTCGCCCGCACCGAGCACGTGACACGCGCCGCCGAGCAGCTGCGGATCCCCCAGTCGACGCTGTCCCGCGCCCTCGTCCGGCTCGAACGCGACCTCGGCGTCGACCTGTTCGCGCGCCGCGGCCGCACGGTCTCGCTCACCCCGGCGGGCCGCACCTTCCTCACCTCGGTCGAGCGGGCCCTCGGCGAGGTGGAGCGCGCCGCCGAGTCCGTCCGCGCCGACGCCGACCCGGCCTCAGGCAAGGTCGCCTTCGGCTTCCTGCACACCATGGGCTCGGAGACGGTCCCGGGACTGATCCGCGCCTTCCGCGCCGACCACCCGCGCATCCGCTTCAGCCTCGTCCAGAACTACGGCGAGGCGATGCTGGAGCGGCTGCGCGCGGGCGAGCTCGACCTCTGCCTCACCTCACCCGTGCCCGACGCACCCGACCTGGTCGCCCGCCGCCTCGACGAGCAGCGCCTGCGCCTGGTCGTCCCCGACGACCACCGCCTCGCGTCCCGCAAGCGGGTCCGCCTCGCCGAGACCGCCGAGGAGGCGTTCGTGACCCTGGAGCCCGGGTACGGCCTGCGCCGCATCACGGACGACCTCTGCCGCGAGGCGGGCTTCAAGCCCCGTATCGCCTTCGAGGGCGAGGAGGCGGAGACGCTGCGCGGCCTGGTCGCGGCGGGCTTGGGCGTGGCCCTGCTGCCGCCGCCCGCGGTGCCGCGCCCGGGGGTGGTGGAGCTGACGGTGACGGGGCAGCGGGCGGTGCGCGAGATCGGCGTGGCCTGGCTGGACGGCCACCCGGACACGCCACCGGTGGCGGCGTTCAAGCAGTTCCTGCTGAGCAGGAAGGGCAAGCTGCTGCCGCAGATGGGATCGGACCCGGAGGCGGATGTCAGCCCGTCCGGCGCTTGA
- a CDS encoding MFS transporter, translating to MPAASSGASVTHAVAPAPPSPDADTRLTPGGPGYRRMSFALFLAGVATFALLYSTQALLPLVSADFGVSASTASWTVSGATGALALFVLPLSALSERYGRRTMMTASLTVAVAVGLLVPFSPSVEVLIALRAVQGAALAGLPASAMAFLAEEVRPKALVAAIGLFVAGNSIGGMSGRIVTGWVAQAWGWRAAVGVVGVVAVLCAVAFRVLLPAPRHFAPGPLSPRSLARTVRTHLSNPLLCRLYAIGALFMTVFGAVYTVIGYRLTEAPFSLPQGVIGSIFLVYLVGTVSSAAAGRLVTRLGRRGALYLAVSTTAGGLLLSLSPSLVLVLLGLVLITAGFFAGHAVASSSVSRTATAGRAQASALYQSAYYLGSSAGGTLGAVAFHAGGWAGTVGLGLLAVLGVVSVTVWGSRAARAQERRTLVARSC from the coding sequence ATGCCTGCTGCCAGTAGCGGGGCGTCCGTCACCCATGCGGTCGCCCCCGCCCCGCCGTCCCCCGATGCCGATACCCGACTGACCCCGGGCGGGCCCGGCTACCGCCGGATGAGCTTCGCGCTCTTCCTCGCCGGCGTCGCCACTTTCGCCCTCCTCTACTCCACGCAGGCTCTCCTCCCCCTCGTCTCCGCCGACTTCGGCGTGAGCGCGAGCACGGCGAGCTGGACGGTGTCGGGTGCCACGGGCGCACTGGCCCTGTTCGTCCTGCCGCTGAGCGCGCTCAGCGAGCGCTACGGGCGGCGCACGATGATGACCGCCTCCCTCACCGTCGCCGTCGCCGTCGGGCTCCTCGTCCCCTTCTCCCCGTCGGTCGAGGTGCTGATCGCGCTGCGCGCGGTGCAGGGCGCGGCCCTCGCGGGGCTCCCCGCGTCCGCCATGGCGTTCCTCGCCGAAGAGGTGCGGCCCAAGGCTCTGGTCGCCGCGATCGGCCTGTTCGTGGCGGGCAACTCCATCGGCGGGATGAGCGGGCGCATCGTCACGGGCTGGGTGGCGCAGGCCTGGGGGTGGCGCGCGGCCGTCGGTGTGGTCGGCGTCGTCGCGGTGCTGTGCGCGGTCGCCTTCCGCGTACTGCTGCCCGCGCCCCGGCACTTCGCCCCGGGCCCGCTCAGCCCCAGGTCGCTCGCGCGCACGGTGCGCACGCATCTGTCGAACCCGCTCCTGTGCAGGCTGTACGCGATCGGGGCGCTGTTCATGACCGTGTTCGGCGCGGTCTACACGGTGATCGGGTACCGCCTCACGGAGGCACCGTTCTCACTGCCGCAGGGCGTCATCGGCTCGATCTTCCTGGTCTACCTCGTCGGCACGGTCTCGTCGGCCGCCGCCGGGCGGCTCGTGACGCGACTCGGGCGGCGCGGCGCGCTGTACCTGGCGGTGAGCACGACGGCGGGCGGGCTGCTGCTCTCCCTCTCCCCTTCGCTGGTCCTGGTGCTGCTGGGGCTGGTTCTGATCACGGCCGGGTTCTTCGCGGGGCACGCGGTCGCGTCCTCGTCGGTGAGCCGGACGGCGACGGCCGGGCGCGCGCAGGCGTCCGCGCTCTACCAGTCCGCGTACTACCTGGGCTCCAGCGCCGGCGGCACGCTCGGCGCGGTCGCCTTCCACGCGGGCGGCTGGGCCGGGACGGTCGGGCTCGGCCTCCTCGCGGTGCTCGGCGTCGTGTCGGTGACGGTGTGGGGGTCGCGCGCGGCGCGGGCGCAGGAGCGGCGCACGCTCGTGGCCCGCTCCTGCTGA